The genomic window TGGATAGTTTACCAACGCCGTCTTTCACGCAAAAAACACCATTGGTTACTTCACCTTCTTCAAAAATGGCTTCACCTTTTTTAATTTTATAAGTGGTTTTGCTGTTTGCTAGTTTTATAACTTCCTCTTTATTAAGAGCTTTTAAAGAGCTTAGCTGGCGTACAATGCATTGATCACATTTATTCATGACAATATTTGTTTGCTGCAAAATTAAGGATAATTAAAGTTTTTAAGTACTATTATAGGGTAAAATTATTATAAATAAGGATTCGTAATGATTTGATAATTCTAAATATATTTTAATAATAGTGAATCTGAATATAACATGATAATTATCATTTTAATGATTCGTGTTTAATCGGAAATTTGTGCCCTATAAAAACAAGTTTATGAGGGAGCAAAGTTGTTTTCATTGTGGTTTAACTATTGAACAAAATGAAGAGATCGATTTTGATGATAAGAAGTTTTGTTGCACAGGCTGTAAAACAGTTTACGAAATTTTCAGCAGTAATGACTTAACCTCTTATTATGATTTCGAAAAATCGCCTGGTGCTACTCCGCAGGACATTGCAGGCAAATATGATTTTTTAGAAAACGATGCCATACTTTCAAAGGTTCTAGAATTTCAAGAAGGAAATACAGCCATTGTTTCTTTAAATATTCCTCATATTCACTGCAGTTCATGTATTTGGATTTTAGAAAATCTAAACCGCTTACAGCCTGGAATTAGTATTTCACAAGTTAATTTCCACGAAAAGAAAGTTAGAATTAACTTTAATTCTGATGTCGTTTCTTTAAAAGAAATCGTTAACCTTTTATGTTCAATTGGTTACGAACCTTATATAAGTTTAGAAAATTACGAAACAGCAAAAGCAAAAGTAGATAGAAGTTTAACTTATAAACTTGGTGTAGCCTTTTTTTGTTTCGGAAATATTATGCTCCTTTCTTTTCCCGAATATTTCGAAATGAAAGAATTCTGGCTAGATAGTTACAAACCTTTTTTCAGATTAGTGATTTTTCTTTTAGCTCTTCCAAGTTTTTTATATTCAGCAAGTGGTTATTATGTTTCTGCTTATCACAGCATTAAAACCAGAATGTTGAATATTGATATTCCTATTGCTTTAGGGATTATTGTAATGTTCATTCGCAGTTCATATGATATGTTAATGGATCACGGTCCAGGTTTTTTTGACAGTTTGGCAAGTTTAGTATTCTTTATGCTTCTTGGTAAAATGTTTCAAATTAAAACCTATAGTTTTTTAAGTTTCGAAAGGGATTTTAAATCTTATTTTCCAATTGCGGTTACCAAAATCCACAAAGATTCTTCTGAAGAAAATGTAGCAATCTATGATGTTTTAAAAGGAGATCGTTTATTGATTCGAAATCAAGAACTTATTCCTGTAGATGGAATCTTAATCAGCGAAAGCGCAGAAATTGATTATAGTTTTGTAACTGGAGAAGCTGTTCCGATCACTAAAAAGTCGGGAGACAAAGTATTTGCAGGCGGCAAACAGATTGGAAAAGTGATTGAAATGGAAGTACTTCATTCTGTTTCTCAAAGTTATTTGACGCAGTTGTGGAGCAATGAAATATTTCAGAAAAAAGTAGACCAAAAACACAAAACCATTACAGATGCAATAAGTCATTATTTTACCCCTATTTTGATGCTGATTGCATTTACTGGTTTTGGTTATTGGATATCTATAGATGCAAATATTGCTTTTAATGTTTTTACGGCGGTATTAATTGTGGCATGCCCATGTGCGCTGGCTCTTACGGCTCCATTTACCTTCGGAAACATTCTGAGAATTTTGGGTAAAAAGAAATTCTACTTAAAAAATGCTGTAGTAATTGAACAGCTTGCTAAAGTTGATACTATTGTTTTTGATAAAACGGGAACAATTACGACCAATAAAAAATCGAATATAGTATACGAGGGAAATGCCATTTCTGATTCAGATAATATATTAATTAAAAATGTGCTTCGCGGTTCAAACCATCCTTTAAGCCGTATGCTTTATGATTTTCTTCCAGAAACAAAACGGGTTCAAGTTGATAATTTTCAGGAAATCACAGGAAAAGGAATTTTAGCTGTTGCTGCTGATAAAGAAATTAAAATTGGTTCGGGACAATTTGTAGATGATATAGTTACAAATAGTTCAGAGATCGAAAAGACAGCTTTGCACATTAAAATTGATGGAGTTTATTTTGGAAAATTTGTTTTTCAAAATCAATATCGAGAGGGATTAGAAGATCTTTTTTCAATGTTGAGCAGAGAATATGAAATAAAAGTACTTTCTGGCGATAATGATGGAGAAAGAGGAAATTTAGAAGCTATTCTTCCAAAAGATACTGAATTAATCTTCAATCAAAAACCAGAACAAAAACTCGAATACATCAAAAAGCTCCAAGAAAAAGGGAAGAATGTTATGATGGTAGGCGATGGGTTAAACGACGCTGGAGCATTAGCGCAAAGTAATGTTGGAATATCAATTTCAGAGAACGTAAATGTTTTTTCACCAGCATGTGATGCCATATTGGATGCATCTGAATTTTCAAGGCTCAATTACTTTTTAAAACTCTCACACAAAGCAATTTTGGTAATCAAAATGAGTTTTGGTTTGTCATTGCTTTACAACGTTGTTGGACTGGCATTTGCAGTTACAGGAAATCTGCTTCCAATAGTAGCGGCTATCATTATGCCTTTGAGTACGATTACGATCGTCAGCTTCGTTACTTTAATGTCTAACTATTTTAGCAACAAGGATTTAAAATAATTTTAATTGGTGTAATAGAATAGTCTATTTTATTTTAGTATTCTTCCTTGATTATGATAATTATCATATTTTAAACGCCAATCACCTAGTAATTTTGTTAACATAAATTTACGGTATGAGTGTTATTTATCTATTAATTTCAGTGAGTATTTTCGTGGCAATTTGCTTCTTTATTGCCTTCATCGCAGCTGTCAAATCTGGCCAGTACGACGACGATTATACACCCTCAGTCAGAATTCTTTTTGACGATGAGACCAAAATTATTTCCCCAAATAATAATTCACCAATCGAAGAAAAACAAGTATAATTATGGAAATGGAACAGTTTTATTACGACAACAAAATTGTAAAAAAATTCATTTACGCCACAATCCTCTTTGGTGTTGTGGGTATGTTAGTGGGACTTACCCTTGCGGTAATGTACCTTTTTCCCAACATGACAGATGGGATTTCGTGGCTGAGTTATGGCCGTTTAAGACCATTACACACCAATGCAGTAATTTTTGCCTTTGTGGGTAATGCCTTTTTTGCAGGTATGTACTACTCGCTGCAAAGATTGCTAAAAGCCAGAATGTTTAGCGATTTTTTAAGTAATCTTCATTTCTGGGGATGGCAGCTTATTATTGTTGCCGCGGCTATTACACTTCCATTAGGTTATACTTCTTCTAAAGAATATGCAGAATTAGAATGGCCAATTGATATTGCAATCGCGTTGATTTGGGTAGTAATGGGAATCAATATGATTGGAACCATGCTGCGTCGTAGAGAACGTCACTTGTATGTTGCAATCTGGTTTTACCTTGCAACATTTGTAACAGTTGCTGTACTGCATATTTTTAATAATATTGAAATTCCGGTTTCTGCTTTAAAAAGTTACTCTGTTTATGCAGGAGTTCAAGATGCACTTGTACAATGGTGGTATGGACATAATGCAGTTGCATTTTTCCTTACAACACCGTTCTTAGGATTAATGTATTATTTCATTCCTAAAGTGGCAAACAGACCTGTTTACTCATATAGATTATCTATTATACACTTCTGGTCTTTAATCTTTATTTATATCTGGGCAGGACCACACCACCTATTATATTCTGCATTGCCAAACTGGGCACAGAATCTAGGAGTTGCATTTTCAGTAATGCTAATTGCACCATCTTGGGGAGGTATGATTAATGGACTTTTAACTTTAAGAGGAGCTTGGGATAAAGTTCGTGAAGAACCAGTTTTAAAATTCTTCGTTGTAGCAATTACAGGTTACGGAATGGCAACTTTTGAAGGTCCGATGCTTTCTTTGAAAAACGTAAATGCTATCGCACATTATACAGACTGGATCGTTGCCCACGTACACGTTGGAGCTTTAGCTTGGAATGGTTTCATGTCATTTGGTATTATTTACTGGTTAATTCCTCGAATGACAAAATCGAATTTGTTCTCTAAGAAATTAGCAAACTTCCATTTCTGGATTGGAACTTTAGGTATTATTGTCTATACCATTCCTTTATATGTTGCTGGTTTTCAACAAGCTTCTATGTGGAAACAATTTAATCCAGACGGTACATTAACTTATGGAAACTTCCTTGAAACGGTAACTGCTATTATGCCAATGTATTGGATGAGAGCTATTGGTGGTAGTTTGTACTTAATTGGTATGCTGACATTAGTTTATAATATCATAATGACAGTTAAAGCTGGAAGTCCGGTAGAAGATGAATTGGCTCAAGCACCTGCTTTACAAAGAATCAGCAGCGGACGTGTAAGAGGGGAGAAATTCCACTCTTGGTTAGAGAGAAAACCAATTCAATTAACAATCCTAGCTACAATAGCAATTTTAATTGGAGGTATTATTCAAATTGTACCAACTATAATGGTAAAATCAAATATTCCAACAATTTCGAGTGTAAAACCATATACACCGCTAGAACTTGAAGGACGTGATTTATACATCAGAGAAGGTTGTGTGGGATGTCACTCTCAATCAGTTCGTCCTTTTAGAAGTGAAGTTGAACGTTACGGAGTGCAGGCTAAAGCTGGAGAATTTGTTTACGATCATCCATTCTTATGGGGATCAAAGCGTACAGGTCCAGATCTATTAAGAGTAGGTGGCAAGTACAATGATAACTGGCACTTTAACCATATGTGGAATCCGCAAAGCACATCTGCGGGATCAATTATGCCAGGTTATAAGTGGTTATTTGATAACAAACCTATGGACATTTCTTTAACGCAAAAGAAAATGGAAGCAATGATTTCTTTAGGCGTGCCATATTCTAAAGAAGAAGTTGCAAATGCACAAAGAACTTTAAGAGAGCAGGCCGTTAAAATAGAAAAAAGCTTAGAAAGTGATCCTGACTTTGTAAAAAGTTATGAAGACAGCCGTAAAAAAGCTGCTGCAAAAGGAGAGAAATTCATTCCGATGAATGAAAGAGAAATCGTTGCTTTGATTGCTTATATTCAAAGACTTGGTACTGATATTAAAGTAAAAGAAACTAAATAACAGCATTATGTTTGAACAAATAAAACACAATATGGAAACAATATCGGGTATAGAAATTTACCCGATTCTTTCTCTCTTGATTTTCTTTTTCTTTTTCGTAGGATTGGGCTTTTGGGTGTTTTCTTATAGAAAAGATAAAATTCAGGAAATGAGTAGTATACCTTTAGATGAAGGACTTGTTGTAATTACAAAAGATAGATAAAAATGAAAAAGTTTTTCCCAGTATATGTTAGAGTACCTTTGATTTTCTTCATCGTATTTGCTTTGATGGAATATTTTGTAGACTCAGGCGACAGACCTGCTTTTATAAAATATCCAATGGTATCACTCTTTTTGTTTGTCTTCTTATTTATTTTAATTGCAATTGAAATAACACTAAGTGCTGTTAACCGAGTGATGTATCAATTATTATCACCAGAAGAAAAGGCAAAATTAGAACATGAAGAAAGTTTAAGTTTTAAAGAAAGCACTTGGTTTAAAAACCTAATGCAAAAATTGACTAAAACCTCACCAATTGAAAAAGAAGGCGAGCTGCTGATGGATCATGATTATGATGGAATCAAGGAGCTTGATAATAATTTACCGCCATGGTGGGTATATTTATTCTACATCTGTATCATTTTTGGAGTAATCTATGTCGTTCGTTACGAAGTTCTCGGAGCCGACAATCAAGAAATGGAGTTGAAAAAAGAAATGGCTCAGGCAAAAATTGATGTTGAAGAATATTTAAAAACAGCACCAGATTTAATGGATGAAAAAACAGTTGTTTTACTTACTGATGAGCCAAGTTTAGCTGCTGGAAAAGAAATTTTCACAACCAATTGTGCCGCATGCCACAGAGCTGATGCCGGAGGACAGATTGGTCCAAACTTAACAGATAATCGCTGGATTTTAGGAGGGGGAATTAAAAATTTATTCCACACAATTACGAATGGAGGTCGAGATGGAAAAGGGATGATTGCCTGGAAAGGAACCTTAAAACCTAAAGAGATTCAAAAAGTAGCAAGTTACATTTTATCTCTTCAAGGAAGTAATCCAAAAGATCCGAAAGAAGCAGAAGGTGAGGTATGGACAGATGAAAGTACCCCAGCAAATGAAGCTGAAGCAACCGCACCAGAAGCAACCGCAGCAATTAAAAAATAAAAAAATAATACCATGTCAAATTTACCAGACGAAGCTTTTAGAGATACTATTGGAACTATAGATGAAGGTGGTAAACGGAAATTTATTTTTCCGAAGAAGCCGTCTGGTAAATTTTACAATTACAGAAAAATTGTCAGCTACATTTTATTGGCAATTTTAGTTATCAATCCGTTTATTAAAATAAATGGGAATCAGTTTATGATGTTCAATATAATGGAACGTCGTTTTAATATTTTTGGATTCCCTTTTTGGCCTCAAGATTTTTATCTCTTCGTAATTTCAATGCTTATTGGCGTTGTATTTATACTCTTATTTACAGTTGTTTTTGGCCGGATATTTTGTGGCTGGATCTGCCCGCAGACTATTTTTCTTGAGATGGTTTTTCGCCGTATCGAATATTGGATAGATGGAGACCGCGGTTCGCAGTCACGTTTGGCAAGACAGGAATGGAATGCTGAAAAAATTAAAAAAAGATTAATCAAGTGGACAATTTTCTTTCTGATTTCTTTTGGTATCGCAAATGTTTTCCTAGCATATTTGGTTGGAAGTGACGCTCTGTTTTTGATGATTGAGCAAGGTCCAATTCAGCAGGCGAGTAATTTTATTGCACTTCTTATTTTTACGGGAGTTTTCTATTTTGTTTTTGTCTGGTTTCGCGAACAAGTCTGCATTATTGCTTGTCCTTACGGAAGATTGCAAGGGGTTCTTTTAGATAATAAATCAATCAATGTGGCATATGATTTTGTTAGAGGTGAAAAAGAAAAAGGAAGAGCAAAATTTAATAAAAAAGAAGATAGGGTTTTAACTGGAAAAGGAGACTGTATAGATTGTCTTCAATGTGTTAATGTCTGCCCAATGGGAATAGATATTAGAAACGGAACACAGTTAGAATGTACAAATTGTACAGCTTGTATTGATGAATGCGACCATATAATGGATTCAGTAGGTTTGCCAAAAGGCCTTATTCGTTATGCTTCTGAAGATGAAATTGCTAAAAAAGAACCTTTCAAATTCACTGCAAGAATGAAAGGTTATACCGCAGTACTATTTATTTTGTTGAGCATTTTTGTTGGGATGTTGTTCTTAAGAACCGATGTTCAGGCAGTTGTTTTACGTTTACCAGGACAGCTTTTTCAGCATAATGGAGATAAAATCAGTAATGTTTACACGTATAAAATTGTAAACAAAACAATGAAAGATTACCACGATATTCATTTCGAATTAATCGATCAAAAAGGAGAAATTAAAAATGTTGGAAAACAGTATTTTAAAGTTGCTAAAGAAGGAATTTCTCAAGGAACATTATTCATCGAAATAAATGAAGTTTTATTGGAAAGCGATAAAACAAAAGTAAAAATAGGAGTTTATAATGGTTCTGAACTCATAGAAACAACAACTACAAATTTCTTAGGACCACGCAGTTTTAATTAAAAAATTAAATAGTATGAAAATTAATTGGGGTACCGGAATTGTCATTGCATTTGGATTGTTTATGACGTTTATTTTATATTTTGTTTTTGAAGTACAATCAAATTCTAAATACGATAACGATTTGGTTGTCGAGGAATATTACAAGCATGATACGCATTTTCAGGAAGAAATGGCCCGAATTCAAAATGCGCATGATTTGCAGCATAAACCATCAATCAAATATACAGATAATGGTGTAGCAGTAACTTTTCCTGCTGGATTTGAAAGTAATAAAGTAAAAGGCAATATTCTACTATACAGACCTTCAAACAAAAAATTTGATTTTAATACTCAGATTGCCTTAACCAATTCAGAATTGATTATTCCGCAGAAAAAATTAATAAAAGGCCGCTGGGATGTCAATATGGAATGGCAGTACGAAGGCAAAAAATATTTAACAAAAGAAGTTATCTACGTAAATTAATAATGCTCCGAAAGGAGCATTTAATTGGTAGAAAAAGAGATTAATGATTAATAATGTGCAATTAAAATTCAACAAAGATGTTATTCTCAGCTTTCTTTTTAGGTCTCATCAGTAGTCTGCATTGCGTTGGAATGTGCGGACCCATTGCTATGATGCT from Flavobacterium fluviale includes these protein-coding regions:
- the ccoS gene encoding cbb3-type cytochrome oxidase assembly protein CcoS yields the protein MSVIYLLISVSIFVAICFFIAFIAAVKSGQYDDDYTPSVRILFDDETKIISPNNNSPIEEKQV
- a CDS encoding cbb3-type cytochrome c oxidase N-terminal domain-containing protein, yielding MKKFFPVYVRVPLIFFIVFALMEYFVDSGDRPAFIKYPMVSLFLFVFLFILIAIEITLSAVNRVMYQLLSPEEKAKLEHEESLSFKESTWFKNLMQKLTKTSPIEKEGELLMDHDYDGIKELDNNLPPWWVYLFYICIIFGVIYVVRYEVLGADNQEMELKKEMAQAKIDVEEYLKTAPDLMDEKTVVLLTDEPSLAAGKEIFTTNCAACHRADAGGQIGPNLTDNRWILGGGIKNLFHTITNGGRDGKGMIAWKGTLKPKEIQKVASYILSLQGSNPKDPKEAEGEVWTDESTPANEAEATAPEATAAIKK
- a CDS encoding heavy metal translocating P-type ATPase, giving the protein MREQSCFHCGLTIEQNEEIDFDDKKFCCTGCKTVYEIFSSNDLTSYYDFEKSPGATPQDIAGKYDFLENDAILSKVLEFQEGNTAIVSLNIPHIHCSSCIWILENLNRLQPGISISQVNFHEKKVRINFNSDVVSLKEIVNLLCSIGYEPYISLENYETAKAKVDRSLTYKLGVAFFCFGNIMLLSFPEYFEMKEFWLDSYKPFFRLVIFLLALPSFLYSASGYYVSAYHSIKTRMLNIDIPIALGIIVMFIRSSYDMLMDHGPGFFDSLASLVFFMLLGKMFQIKTYSFLSFERDFKSYFPIAVTKIHKDSSEENVAIYDVLKGDRLLIRNQELIPVDGILISESAEIDYSFVTGEAVPITKKSGDKVFAGGKQIGKVIEMEVLHSVSQSYLTQLWSNEIFQKKVDQKHKTITDAISHYFTPILMLIAFTGFGYWISIDANIAFNVFTAVLIVACPCALALTAPFTFGNILRILGKKKFYLKNAVVIEQLAKVDTIVFDKTGTITTNKKSNIVYEGNAISDSDNILIKNVLRGSNHPLSRMLYDFLPETKRVQVDNFQEITGKGILAVAADKEIKIGSGQFVDDIVTNSSEIEKTALHIKIDGVYFGKFVFQNQYREGLEDLFSMLSREYEIKVLSGDNDGERGNLEAILPKDTELIFNQKPEQKLEYIKKLQEKGKNVMMVGDGLNDAGALAQSNVGISISENVNVFSPACDAILDASEFSRLNYFLKLSHKAILVIKMSFGLSLLYNVVGLAFAVTGNLLPIVAAIIMPLSTITIVSFVTLMSNYFSNKDLK
- the ccoN gene encoding cytochrome-c oxidase, cbb3-type subunit I; the protein is MEMEQFYYDNKIVKKFIYATILFGVVGMLVGLTLAVMYLFPNMTDGISWLSYGRLRPLHTNAVIFAFVGNAFFAGMYYSLQRLLKARMFSDFLSNLHFWGWQLIIVAAAITLPLGYTSSKEYAELEWPIDIAIALIWVVMGINMIGTMLRRRERHLYVAIWFYLATFVTVAVLHIFNNIEIPVSALKSYSVYAGVQDALVQWWYGHNAVAFFLTTPFLGLMYYFIPKVANRPVYSYRLSIIHFWSLIFIYIWAGPHHLLYSALPNWAQNLGVAFSVMLIAPSWGGMINGLLTLRGAWDKVREEPVLKFFVVAITGYGMATFEGPMLSLKNVNAIAHYTDWIVAHVHVGALAWNGFMSFGIIYWLIPRMTKSNLFSKKLANFHFWIGTLGIIVYTIPLYVAGFQQASMWKQFNPDGTLTYGNFLETVTAIMPMYWMRAIGGSLYLIGMLTLVYNIIMTVKAGSPVEDELAQAPALQRISSGRVRGEKFHSWLERKPIQLTILATIAILIGGIIQIVPTIMVKSNIPTISSVKPYTPLELEGRDLYIREGCVGCHSQSVRPFRSEVERYGVQAKAGEFVYDHPFLWGSKRTGPDLLRVGGKYNDNWHFNHMWNPQSTSAGSIMPGYKWLFDNKPMDISLTQKKMEAMISLGVPYSKEEVANAQRTLREQAVKIEKSLESDPDFVKSYEDSRKKAAAKGEKFIPMNEREIVALIAYIQRLGTDIKVKETK
- a CDS encoding FixH family protein, whose product is MKINWGTGIVIAFGLFMTFILYFVFEVQSNSKYDNDLVVEEYYKHDTHFQEEMARIQNAHDLQHKPSIKYTDNGVAVTFPAGFESNKVKGNILLYRPSNKKFDFNTQIALTNSELIIPQKKLIKGRWDVNMEWQYEGKKYLTKEVIYVN
- a CDS encoding cytochrome c oxidase subunit IV — its product is MFEQIKHNMETISGIEIYPILSLLIFFFFFVGLGFWVFSYRKDKIQEMSSIPLDEGLVVITKDR
- the ccoG gene encoding cytochrome c oxidase accessory protein CcoG — protein: MSNLPDEAFRDTIGTIDEGGKRKFIFPKKPSGKFYNYRKIVSYILLAILVINPFIKINGNQFMMFNIMERRFNIFGFPFWPQDFYLFVISMLIGVVFILLFTVVFGRIFCGWICPQTIFLEMVFRRIEYWIDGDRGSQSRLARQEWNAEKIKKRLIKWTIFFLISFGIANVFLAYLVGSDALFLMIEQGPIQQASNFIALLIFTGVFYFVFVWFREQVCIIACPYGRLQGVLLDNKSINVAYDFVRGEKEKGRAKFNKKEDRVLTGKGDCIDCLQCVNVCPMGIDIRNGTQLECTNCTACIDECDHIMDSVGLPKGLIRYASEDEIAKKEPFKFTARMKGYTAVLFILLSIFVGMLFLRTDVQAVVLRLPGQLFQHNGDKISNVYTYKIVNKTMKDYHDIHFELIDQKGEIKNVGKQYFKVAKEGISQGTLFIEINEVLLESDKTKVKIGVYNGSELIETTTTNFLGPRSFN